The genomic interval AAATTGATAGAAAAAAACagttgtaataaaaaaaaccaaatttgaATGTGGAATACATCAACTATGAATATAATGATTTTTTAGGAATCaattaaactattttattaaataaaaattaaataaaataataaacctGGACTCTTAGAAGTGAAAACCACAGGCTTACAAACTAAACCGAAATGGGAGAAACCGATTcgatgtgaaaaaaaaaatgaaaagaaatttagctgtagtttttttttgagcaactCTGAGATCTACAAAGTTATAAATTAATGTCGAATTAAGTTAGTTATTAAGCTATGGGTGAACAGCTGGCTGGGCTTGTGGAAGAGCTAGCCGAGCGCCGAGTGAGGAGAGCCGAGATCTGGCGGGCAGGGACCAATCATTAGCATATACAATCTTTTATTATAGTTGTAAAACTTGATATGCATATGATTAGCACTTAGTtaatatagatagatagttaGTTAGTATTGTGTAAGGCGAGAGACAAGGGAGAATGGGAATGTGCCGCAAGTCAACTTGCAAGTCCACCCATCCTCCCATAACCGAGTCGCCATTTTTTCAATTACCCAACTGCGACTGGGGTCATTTAAAGAATTCATTTGTCTCAATCGTTCAGCTTAATAATATGATAGTTGTGTGTCCACTTACCTAATCCTTAATAATACTTGCCGCTGCTTTCAGATGGGTTCGCTGCCACAGCTGTCGATTGTCAAGGGTCAGCAGCAGGACTTTGTGCCGCGGGCGCTGCATCGCATCTtcgaggagcagcagctgcgccatGCCGACAAGGTGGCGCTCATCTATCAGCAGGAACAGGCCCCCCGGGCGCCCAGCCAGAGCAGCTATCGCCAAATGAACGAGCGGGCCAATCGTGCCGCCCGTCTACTTGTGGAGGAGGCTCACGGACGCTTCCTGCAGCCGAACAGCGATGGGGACTTCATCGTGGCCGTTTGCATGCAGCCGTCGGAGGCGCTGGTCACCACCCTCTTGGCCATTTGGAAGGCGGGTGGCGCCTATTTGCCCATCGATCCGAGCTTTCCGGCAAATCGGGTGCATCACATTCTGCTCGAGGCGCGTCCGATTCTGGTGCTGCGCGACGATGACATCGACGCGCAACGTTTCCAGGGCACGCCCACGCTCTCGCTGACGGAACTCTATGCCAAGTCGCTGCAGCTGAGCGGCAATAATCTGCTCTCCGAGGAGATGCTGCGCGGCGGCAACGATCACATCGCCATCGTGCTCTATACCTCCGGCAGCACCGGGGTCCCGAAAGGCGTTCGTCTGCCGCACGAGAACATCCTAAACCGTTTGCAATGGCAATGGGCCACGTTTCCCTATACGGCCAGCGAGCAGGTGGGCGTCTTCAAGACAGCGCTCACCTTTGTCGACTCCATTGCCGAGCTGTGGGGCCCGCTGATGTGCGGCCTGGCCATACTGGTCGTGCCCAAGGCCGTGACCAAGGATCCGCAGCGTCTTGTGGCGCTGCTCGAGAAGTACAAGATTCGGCGTCTGGTGCTGGTGCCGACGCTCCTGCGCTCCCTGCTCATGTATCTGAAGATGGAGGGCGGCGGCGCGGCCCAAAAGCTGCTCTACAATCTGCAGATTTGGGTCTGCTCAGGTGAGCCTTTGGCCGTGCCGCTGGCCAGCAGCTTCTTCGACTACTTTGATGAGGGCGTGCATCATCTGTACAATTTCTACGGCTCCACCGAGGTCATGGGCGATGTCACCTACTTCACCTGCGAGAGCAAGAAGCAGCTGAGCATGTACGACAATGTGCCCATAGGTAAGTGCAGCAAAGGCGCTTTAGTCCAGAGTCCCTCATAGGTTAACTCATTTTCATTATAAAAGCCCGAAAGGTCTTATATAGCCTCCTctcatattatatatttaattcgcCAGGCATACCCGTGTCGAACACGGTCATCTATCTGCTGGATGCGGACTATCGTCCCGTCAAGAACGGCGAGATTGGCGAGATATTCGCCTCGGGCTTGAACCTTGCAGCCGGCTATGTGAATGGACGTGATCCCGAACGCTTTCTGGAGAACCCGCTGGCCGTGGAGAAGAGTAAGTTAACAGCTGCATTAGAATGTTTCTTCTTTAATCCCCGCCTTAATTTGTTCCACAGAATACGCGCGTCTCTATCGCACCGGGGACTATGGTTCGCTGAAGAATGGCAACATCATGTATGAGGGTCGCACCGATTCCCAGGTCAAGATACGTGGTCATCGCGTCGATCTGTCTGAGGTTGAGAAGAACGTCGCCGAATTGCCGCTAGTGGAGAAGGCAATTGTGCTGTGCTACCGCGCCGGCCATGTGGATCAAGCCATACTGGCCTTTGTGAAGCTACGCGACGATGCGCCCATGGTCAccgagctgcagctggaggcCCGGCTCAAGGATAAGCTGGCCGACTATATGACGCCGCAAGTCATTATACTGGAGCATGTGCCGTTGCTGGTCAATGGCAAGGTGGATCGCCAGGCGCTGCTCAAGACCTACGAGAcggccaacaacaatgaggGCGACTCCAGTATTGTGCTCGACTTTGACTACAGCCAGGTGCCCGAGGAACTGAAGCTCACGGCTCGCGATCTCTTCGAGACGGTGGGCGGCGTAATTGGACGCTCGACGCGCGCCAGCCTCTCGCCGCACAGCAACTTCTACGAGCTGGGCGGCAATTCGTTGAACTCCATTTTTACGGTCACCCTGCTGCGCGAGAAGGGCTACAACATTGGCATCTCTGAGTTCATAGCGGCCAAGAATCTGGGCGAGATTATCGAAAAGATGTCGGCCAATCACGATGCCGTGCAGCTGGAGGAGGAGACCCTCAATGCGTGCCCGCATCTCAAAATGGAGGCGGTGCCGCTGCAACTGGAGCATCGTCAGGATGTGATCGAGTGAGTTGGAACAGCAACTCTTGAGGATTGAGATCGTAATGAGTCATCTTTCCTTGCAGCATAATTGTGTCCAGTTTCTACAACAAGGCCGACCTGGAGCAGTGGCTTAAGCCGGGCGTGCTGCGCACCGACTACAGCGATATACTCAATGTAAGTGAAGCCTGATCCACAACCTGGCGAATGCTCATCGTTCTCCTTTTTTCCGCACAGGACATTTGGAGCGTTCTGGTCGACTGCGAGCTGAGCTTTGTGATATACGATCGGAATACGGAACGCATCATTGGCACCGCCCTCAACTTTGATGCACGCTGCGAGCCCGAGGTGGACATCAAGTCCAAGCTGCTGGTCATCTTCGAGTTTCTTGAGTTCTGCGAGGGTCCCATACGGTAGGAGCACCCTGCTCAACACGGTCAAGGATTATTAACTGATACAAAACTCTTTGTAGCGACAACTATTTGCCGAAAGGCCTCAATCAGATACTGCACTCGTTCATGATGGGCACCGCGGAGCAGCTGAATCCTCGCGAGAATATCGCCTGCATGCACTTCATGGAGCACGAGGTGTTGCGGGTCGCGCGCGAAAAAAAATTCGCTGGCATCTTTACCACCAACACGAGTCCACTCACCCAGCAGCTGGCCGATGTCTATCACTACAAGACGCTGCTCAATTACCAGGTCAACGAGTATGTCAGCTCCGATGGCAGTCGACCCTTCCGTGATGCACCCGACGAGCAGCGCGCTATCGTCCACTGGAAGGAGGTCGGCGGCAAGTAGGATCAAAGGCCAAAGGTCGCCCGCAGTCCTAGCATCTAGACGATCGAATTTAAGACGCACCTGTGTTGTATGTAACCTGTAGTATGTAGCCTGTAGCCTGTAGTATATAAGGTTTATATCAATAGATCCACCTTCTAGTATTATCCTAGGCATTGCCCAATGAAATTTCATCAATGTATGTTGACTAGTTATAAGCTTTCAatgcaattaaacaaaaaccatCAACGAATGATTCAATTTAAACAAAGTCTTTTCATTATCCAtgtaactgattgactgattgcttgattgattgactgattgatgactAGTTGCAGTTGAATATTAAACATTATTGGACGGTTAAAACTAAACTAAGTTCATGTTTCATTTGACTGAAAAATCGTACGGTTCATAATAAACTAAGTTTCGTATGCTATTAAACTGATTAACCaaatgactgattgattgattaactgATGTTTAGTTGTTATGTTTTCAGTGCaattcattaaaaacaaaacacttcATGGACTGCTaagttgattgattgatgacaAAAACCATTACCGAAGGATCAAATTTAAACAAAGTGCTTTTCATTATTCATATGACatgtgattgattgattgattgattgactgcttGACTTATGACTCGTTGTAcgattattaaaaaaaaatgttataattgtatatttCATGGAATGCCTATTCGGttgattgatttattgattgattACCCGTTGTAAGCTTTCAATGCAATCAAGAAAACCCAATATCAAAAcattgttattaataaatgtGAACGATTGATTGATTACTTGATTGACTGATGTATGCATTTagtgcaataaaaaaaaacagattatTAAGTGGTTCAAAAAAACTTACCGTTTTTCAGGTTTTTTACGACTGATTGATTCACCGATTGATGACTAGTTGAGAGTAGGCAATCAATCCAAAAATGGTTCATCTAATCCTTTATAAAGCTGATCCATCAATTCTATAGCACCACGTCCTTAGAAATTTTCCAAAGCTCCAATTTTTCCAATTGAGATAATGCTGGACATCTCCGGGttattttcatcattttttTACATTGATAGTCGATTTAAACATTAAAGCCATAAATATGGTTGCTTTATTCTAGTCTATTACACAATTCAagattaatattatttttgctgcGGTTGCTCTTgccaatatttttgttttggtttatcTCTTCGTTTTTTCTTGccgtttttttcttgtttttttttgttttcttttacatacattcataatattcataatattttatatagtttttgtatttttttgttttttctttttgttgtaatATTTAAAGTGAGCTCCAAAAAGGTATTATTATGCTTCTGGctaaattaattatacattttCTTTACTCGAGAACTAATTACATAATGCtaagtatgcatatatatatatatatatttacgtatatatttgcatataaatgtgcacatataatgtgtgtgtgggtgtgtgtgtgtgggggtaTGTGAATGTACgatcatttgcatttgccattCATTTCATCTTTCATCTCTCCAGTCAAGCGTGCTCCTAATCATACATTATGCATATGCTTGGTTGTGTGAAATGTGTATGtcagtttgtgtgtgtgtgtgtgtgagtgtgtatgtgtgagtgtgtat from Drosophila virilis strain 15010-1051.87 chromosome 2, Dvir_AGI_RSII-ME, whole genome shotgun sequence carries:
- the e gene encoding beta-alanyl-bioamine nonribosomal peptide synthetase ebony gives rise to the protein MGSLPQLSIVKGQQQDFVPRALHRIFEEQQLRHADKVALIYQQEQAPRAPSQSSYRQMNERANRAARLLVEEAHGRFLQPNSDGDFIVAVCMQPSEALVTTLLAIWKAGGAYLPIDPSFPANRVHHILLEARPILVLRDDDIDAQRFQGTPTLSLTELYAKSLQLSGNNLLSEEMLRGGNDHIAIVLYTSGSTGVPKGVRLPHENILNRLQWQWATFPYTASEQVGVFKTALTFVDSIAELWGPLMCGLAILVVPKAVTKDPQRLVALLEKYKIRRLVLVPTLLRSLLMYLKMEGGGAAQKLLYNLQIWVCSGEPLAVPLASSFFDYFDEGVHHLYNFYGSTEVMGDVTYFTCESKKQLSMYDNVPIGIPVSNTVIYLLDADYRPVKNGEIGEIFASGLNLAAGYVNGRDPERFLENPLAVEKKYARLYRTGDYGSLKNGNIMYEGRTDSQVKIRGHRVDLSEVEKNVAELPLVEKAIVLCYRAGHVDQAILAFVKLRDDAPMVTELQLEARLKDKLADYMTPQVIILEHVPLLVNGKVDRQALLKTYETANNNEGDSSIVLDFDYSQVPEELKLTARDLFETVGGVIGRSTRASLSPHSNFYELGGNSLNSIFTVTLLREKGYNIGISEFIAAKNLGEIIEKMSANHDAVQLEEETLNACPHLKMEAVPLQLEHRQDVIDIIVSSFYNKADLEQWLKPGVLRTDYSDILNDIWSVLVDCELSFVIYDRNTERIIGTALNFDARCEPEVDIKSKLLVIFEFLEFCEGPIRDNYLPKGLNQILHSFMMGTAEQLNPRENIACMHFMEHEVLRVAREKKFAGIFTTNTSPLTQQLADVYHYKTLLNYQVNEYVSSDGSRPFRDAPDEQRAIVHWKEVGGK